A segment of the Silvanigrella aquatica genome:
AGTATTTGAGAATTTATTAACAAAAGAAACACTATTTACAAATTTTTAATCAGTTAATATCTTTAAATACATATTCTTTCCCTTCGTGACAAATTTCTACTATTTCATTTATTTTCCTCCCTTGATCTGTTTTTTGAATGCTAATAATATAATTAATTGCCTCTGCTATTATTGCAGGAACTGGATTGATATTGTGTGCTGTTAATATTTGTTCTATTTTTTTTATTCCTGCTCTTGCATTATTTGCATGTACTGTCGCAATCCCACCGCCATGACCTGAATTCCAAGCCATTAAAAGTGCATAAGCTTCAAATCCCCTAACTTCTCCAACACAAATTCTATTTGGCCTAAATCTCATCATGATTTTTAATAGAGCATTCATGTCACGTTTATCAGATGTTTTTAGATCTATTTTATTTTTTATCTCGCATTGCAATTCTCTGGTATCTTCAATTATTCCCATTCTACAATCTGGATCTAATTCTGATATTTCTTTAATTATTGCATTTGCAAATGTAGTTTTTCCTGAAGCTGTTGCGCCTACTATTAATATATTTTTTCTGCTTTTACATATTTCTGATATAATATTTCTTTGATTAATTGATAGCGTATTAGATTCTACATAATCATTTAATGTATATATTTGTATTGCTTTTTTTCTAATTGAAAAACTTGGAGCTTCAACAATGGGTGGTATTGCACCTTGAAAACGTGAACCATCAATTGGAAATTCTGCACTTATGTCTGGATTATTAGAATCTACAATTGTATTTAAAGAATACGCTACAGTATTAATTATCATCATTGTTTTATCTGGTGATATTTTACCAATGTTTTCTAATATTCCACCATGCTTTTCTATCCATATTGTTGAATCTGGATTCACCATGATTTCAACTACATTGTCGTCTTGTAAATAAAATAAAATTGCTTCACCAAGATCAAACTTTAATCTTTCCCAATTTTCTATTTTATGTAGACTACTATTGTCCATATTAAATACCCTTTACTAGCGGGGAAAAGGTTACATTATGTTTATTGAAAATCCTGCGCTTACATTAAAGTAAAATGGATCATAGATTGATCTATAAAATTTATTCGATCCATATCCTGCTTCTCCATCAATATTAAAATTTATATAATATGTTAAAGGAATCATGTAACCTAAATTTAAGCCAATCCCAAAACCTGTATTATTAAAATATTGAATATGCTGTTCTAATCCTAAATAAATTCCATACATATGCTCTTGAAACCAATATGTTTCACGAATATCTACCCATCTATATCCTGGCGACCAAGTGTGACCTAATCCAAATGAAAATCCAGAATTATTCATAATGTCAGCTTTAACAGACCATCCACCAAAAGGATTAAATGTGTCATTATCTAAGTTCTGTTGTGGAAAAAAAACACCATAAGCACCAATTTGAGCTTCTGAATATGCAAATGAATTTTGATTAAATACTAAAAATCCAGATAGAAAATAAAAATATTTTAGTTTATTAATTATGTTTAATTTCATATAAAACCTCGTTGAGTATTTAAATAATTTTTAATACTATATTGATGTATCTTTAAATTAAGGAGAGTTTTTATGTTAGATTTGATTTCGATTGCAGCTTTATGTGCGCCAAATGTTGCAACTGATACCATTCTTTCAATTATAAAAACAGAGAGTAATGGAAACCATTTAGTCATCAATGACAAC
Coding sequences within it:
- the trbB gene encoding P-type conjugative transfer ATPase TrbB, translating into MDNSSLHKIENWERLKFDLGEAILFYLQDDNVVEIMVNPDSTIWIEKHGGILENIGKISPDKTMMIINTVAYSLNTIVDSNNPDISAEFPIDGSRFQGAIPPIVEAPSFSIRKKAIQIYTLNDYVESNTLSINQRNIISEICKSRKNILIVGATASGKTTFANAIIKEISELDPDCRMGIIEDTRELQCEIKNKIDLKTSDKRDMNALLKIMMRFRPNRICVGEVRGFEAYALLMAWNSGHGGGIATVHANNARAGIKKIEQILTAHNINPVPAIIAEAINYIISIQKTDQGRKINEIVEICHEGKEYVFKDIN